The Temnothorax longispinosus isolate EJ_2023e unplaced genomic scaffold, Tlon_JGU_v1 HiC_scaffold_47, whole genome shotgun sequence genome has a segment encoding these proteins:
- the LOC139824615 gene encoding uncharacterized protein, with protein MSKNAYARREVCNRRMQEIHDLSLQAATDAAIRATFIARYSSVAKIADDFEATHLKVIQEAADFEVEDEIRASFDKMHYAVKSRYHRETGAPFGGAPAQPSGQASVVKLPKIPLPQFSGDLTLWPSFIALFNASIHNQQISAIEKYQYLLASLKGEPLNVVKNLPFSDEYYLIAYDSLVDRYRNKRRLADHHLNSIIEAKPLKAESAEALHHLLDTFTENTRALALMKFPTDSWDFILLKFLLDKLPCSLREKFESAHRAEEIPRCTQLTKFLAEHCQVLEAVAGPSSKTKSTPVSSFVTSTADCPVCKEPHYVSKCTPFLKLSPRERQAKARDLKLCFNCLRSGHGSKDCPSAWTCRSCGMQHHTLLHFEQASVPFPANAPAVTPVDDPAAPGDTDGS; from the coding sequence ATGTCGAAAAACGCATATGCCCGCCGCGAAGTATGCAATCGGCGTATGCAAGAAATACACGACCTCTCCCTACAAGCCGCGACCGACGCGGCAATCCGAGCGACCTTCATCGCTCGCTACTCGAGCGTAGCGAAGATCGCGGACGATTTTGAGGCCACCCACCTGAAGGTCATCCAAGAAGCGGCGGATTTCGAGGTCGAGGACGAAATCCGAGCCAGTTTCGACAAAATGCATTACGCCGTAAAGAGTCGATATCACCGTGAAACGGGCGCGCCATTCGGAGGCGCGCCGGCACAGCCCTCGGGTCAGGCCTCGGTGGTCAAGTTGCCTAAGATCCCGCTACCGCAGTTTTCCGGCGACCTTACGTTGTGGCCTTCCTTCATCGCGTTGTTCAACGCGTCGATACACAACCAGCAGATCTCCGCGATAGAGAAATACCAGTATCTGCTGGCTTCGCTCAAAGGGGAACCACTCAACGTGGTGAAAAACCTGCCGTTTTCCGATGAGTACTATCTGATCGCCTACGACTCGCTGGTCGATCGATACCGGAATAAGAGAAGGTTAGCGGACCATCACTTGAATTCGATAATCGAGGCAAAGCCATTGAAGGCGGAGTCGGCCGAGGCTCTTCACCACTTATTAGATACGTTTACCGAgaacacgcgcgcgctcgcgttgATGAAGTTCCCTACCGATTCATGGGACTTTATCCTACTGAAGTTTTTGTTAGACAAGCTTCCTTGTTCCCTTCGGGAAAAATTCGAGTCTGCTCACCGGGCTGAGGAAATACCGCGATGTACTCAACTCACGAAATTTCTAGCGGAACATTGTCAGGTTCTCGAGGCCGTCGCGGGCCCGTCCTCCAAAACCAAGTCCACGCCGGTCTCTTCGTTCGTGACTAGCACGGCCGATTGCCCCGTTTGTAAAGAGCCTCACTACGTGTCGAAGTGCACCCCGTTTTTGAAACTCTCGCCGAGAGAGAGGCAGGCTAAGGCTCGCGACTTAAAATTGTGCTTCAACTGCCTGCGCTCAGGGCACGGATCGAAAGATTGTCCCTCCGCGTGGACATGCCGATCGTGCGGTATGCAACACCATACGCTGCTGCATTTCGAGCAGGCCAGCGTCCCATTCCCCGCGAACGCTCCGGCGGTCACTCCGGTCGAcgaccccgcggcgccggggGATACAGACGGAAGCTAG